Genomic segment of Salvia hispanica cultivar TCC Black 2014 chromosome 2, UniMelb_Shisp_WGS_1.0, whole genome shotgun sequence:
agagTTATACATTAATACAAATTGGCTAGCACACGTGTTCCCCTATAGTTATAATAGGTGTTATCttaaaattcatcaaacaacTAAGTGTCATCTGATTAGATAAAGTAAAACTAGATaacttctatttatatatttttagatttctCAAATTAGTAAGTCGGCAAATAACAGagacattttcatatttagaatACATGGAGAAATCCTACTGAACCGGTTAAACCAGGCGAAAGTTTAGGACGGCAGAATATTCCATTCACTATCAGTGATATTAATATTGACCCTCCCAACACATACGAAGACGTCATGCGGAGATATCAGGTGATTTAAGTTCTCATGGTATACTTTTGTGACTTGTCTAACCATGATTGTCAGACACATGATCATGCTTTGTGTCCGTCATTAACATGGGCTCTTTAATGTAGAATACGTTATTGGACTTATTTCTATATGTCGAAACTCCATTATTaggttttcaattttctccagctttatatttttgttaattgtgGTATAAATTTCTATACTTAACAATAGGGAATATATAGATATGCATTGCAAAGATAACAATAAATAAGTTACAGTATCACATATAGATGCGATTTCTGAATATTAGTAGAatcaatgtatatataattttgtactCCTATTACACtggatttttggttttgtattTTTCTCACAACTCTGTTTAGTAAATTGTTTGTACTTAACAAAATgccttttaaaataaattgttttcttCTCAGGAATTCAAGAATGCCTTGAGGGAAGACACGGTTGACTATTCAACCTACTCAGCAAACATCAAGAGGAAACGGCCACCCTCCACGAGTGCAAGACGAGGGAAGGCTGTCCGAATGGCAGATATGGATGATGAAGAAGGCTATGATGATGAAGATTGGGGTAACAGTGTGGGCAGGATGAACAAGAGTGCCGGCAAGAGAGGTAGTTACATGAGAACGAGGCAGCGACAACAGTTGTAAGTACTTAACAGGTAAAAGCTAACATGTACAGCTCATAGAATGGGAGTGGAGCGAAAGTTTAGAAGTTCCCTAGATTGAAAACAGCCCTATTGATCATAATTAGTGTTCATCTGTTCATAGTAGTTATTTTGTTACTACAAGAAGAATATTACTATAGAATAgggaaattgaaatttgttaCTCTATCCCTAGGGAACATGGggaaatttttgtttgtttaggGCGATGGCAGTTGtacattatgttgatataatCTCATAATGAAGTCATCTCCCTTTATCATTTGTTTGTGtaatactcatttttttagttgttttgaATAGTAAAATAATCTTGGGCTCCTGATTCAGAATCGTGTGTACCTGTAGCATTGGCATTCCTATCGAAAATTATTTACAGCATATAATTATTAACACTATACAGAAGAAGTTATATAATAGAGCAAAGtcaaaacaaatcaagtgGAGTGGATACTCAAGTTCCCTATTCTCTATAGAGAAAGTTTCCCTTTATTTGGATATATACTCCTTTCTTCTGACCCATAAAATAGGGATACGACAAGAGTATTAATTCGaaatgagtaaagtatgaaaaatacaaagaaTGATTGGTAATTTGGTATTATTGGTTACTAATGTGGCTCACCT
This window contains:
- the LOC125205140 gene encoding sister chromatid cohesion protein SCC2-like, with the protein product MRRYQEFKNALREDTVDYSTYSANIKRKRPPSTSARRGKAVRMADMDDEEGYDDEDWGNSVGRMNKSAGKRGSYMRTRQRQQL